DNA from Nocardioides seonyuensis:
ACCGGAGCAGTGCAGCGGGTCGAGGGGAGGCTGATCACCACCGGACCGGTGGGCCCGGTCGAGATGTCAGGTGAGGTGACCTCCTGTGCCCTGATCTCGGGTTGGTCCTTGTCACGCGAGAGCTGGCCCTTGACCCGGACGATCGCGTCCTCGACGAGCAGCGTCGACGCGAGCTGGTAGGAGCTGGGGAACAGCAGCACCTCGATGGCGCCGTCGAGGTCCTCCAGCGTGATCGTCGCCCAAGCGTCACCGCGCTTGGTGATCTTGCGTTGGACGGAGGTGATAAGACCGCTCACCGTGATCGTCGAGCCGTGGGCACGCTCCTCGTCGAG
Protein-coding regions in this window:
- a CDS encoding OB-fold nucleic acid binding domain-containing protein — encoded protein: MTLLGHEREMLGLYVSDHPLLGLEHVLSQGTDTSIGALMLDEERAHGSTITVSGLITSVQRKITKRGDAWATITLEDLDGAIEVLLFPSSYQLASTLLVEDAIVRVKGQLSRDKDQPEIRAQEVTSPDISTGPTGPVVISLPSTRCTAPVVEQLKDVLGTHPGMTEVQLRLLTRASTKVLKLDDRLRVTPSPALFADLKQLLGPGCLTG